The following coding sequences lie in one Sphingobium sp. KCTC 72723 genomic window:
- a CDS encoding tetratricopeptide repeat protein — protein MRQAQRLIASGDYVQADSVLATLIGRTENRQARFLKGVTKLGLGDQASARRYFEQSMYRGRNGNPGAMSGLAIAEIRLGNVSAARNILGKLRYQQEKCGHGCDRANALEQAVGVVEKALA, from the coding sequence ATGCGTCAGGCACAGCGGCTGATTGCGTCGGGCGATTATGTCCAGGCGGACAGTGTGTTGGCGACCCTGATCGGCAGGACGGAAAATCGACAGGCCCGTTTTCTGAAAGGGGTCACGAAATTGGGATTGGGCGACCAAGCTTCGGCCCGCCGCTATTTCGAACAAAGCATGTATCGGGGGCGCAATGGTAATCCCGGTGCGATGTCGGGGCTGGCTATCGCGGAAATCCGGCTGGGTAATGTCAGCGCCGCCCGCAATATACTGGGGAAATTGCGCTATCAGCAGGAAAAGTGCGGGCATGGTTGCGACCGTGCCAATGCGCTGGAACAGGCTGTCGGCGTAGTTGAAAAAGCGCTGGCGTAA
- a CDS encoding GNAT family N-acetyltransferase, translating to MIRPVAPADHDAIWAILEPVIRAGETLATPRDMAREAALALWLSPDRTVRVLEADGAVMGIFYVRANQIGGGAHVANAGYVVADDATGRGFARRMCAASMDLARELGFRAMQFNFVISTNERAVALWQAMGFAVVGRLPGAFAHPSGEVVDALVMFRNL from the coding sequence GTGATTCGCCCGGTCGCTCCGGCCGACCATGATGCCATATGGGCAATATTGGAGCCAGTGATCCGTGCAGGCGAAACGCTTGCCACGCCGCGCGACATGGCGCGGGAGGCGGCCCTCGCCCTCTGGTTGTCGCCAGACCGGACGGTGCGCGTGCTGGAAGCGGACGGCGCGGTCATGGGAATATTCTATGTCCGCGCGAACCAGATCGGCGGCGGGGCGCATGTCGCCAATGCCGGCTATGTTGTGGCGGACGACGCCACCGGGCGCGGATTCGCCCGGCGCATGTGCGCAGCCTCGATGGATCTGGCGCGAGAATTGGGCTTTCGCGCGATGCAGTTCAACTTTGTGATATCGACCAACGAACGAGCCGTCGCCTTATGGCAGGCCATGGGTTTTGCCGTGGTCGGGCGATTGCCCGGTGCGTTCGCCCACCCTTCTGGTGAAGTTGTCGACGCGCTGGTGATGTTTCGGAATTTGTAG